CAGACACAAAAATGCCAGAGTAAAAATGGGTGACTGGAACTTTCTTGGTGGGATTCTAGAGGAGGTGCATATCCACTCCACAATGGTGGGGAAAATCTGGCTGACCATCCTCTTCATCTTCCGCATGCTGGTGCTTGGTGTGGCGGCGGAGGATGTGTGGAACGACGAACAAGCTGACTTTATCTGCAACACCGAGCAGCCTGGCTGCCGTAACGTCTGCTATGACAAAGCCTTCCCCATTTCCCTCATCCGTTACTGGGTGCTGCAGGTCATTTTTGTTTCTTCCCCCTCCCTGGTGTACATGGGCCATGCTCTCTACCGCCTCCGAGCCCTTGAAAAAGAACGTCAGCGAAAAAAATTGGCACTAAGACGTGAACTGGAGGCTGTGGACATAGAGATGGCAGAGGTACGACGCAAAATAGAACGTGAGCTTCGGCAGATCGACCAGGGGAAGCTAAATAAAGCTCCCTTGAGAGGGTCTCTTCTGCGCACCTACGTGGCTCACATAGTCACCCGCTCGGCTGTAGAGGTGGGTTTTATGACCGGACAATATGTTCTGTATGGGTTTCATCTAAATCCGCTCTACAAATGTGAGCGGGAGCCCTGTCCGAATGCAGTGGACTGCTTTGTATCTCGACCCACCGAGAAAAGCGTCTTCATGGTGTTCATGCAATGTATAGCTGCCATCTCATTGTTTCTCAACATCCTGGAGATCATGCACCTGGGCTACAAGAAGCTTAAAAAGGTCATCTTGAACTACTACCCGCAGCTGAGGGATGATCTCGATGACAGCTACTATCCAAACAAGCTGAAGAAAGATTCCGTGGTGCATCAGACATGCACTGGCACCTCCACTGGCCGCAAGACCACCATTGCTTCAGCACCCAGTGGATACAACCTTCTTCTCGAGAGACCACCTGATGGAAACGCCTACCCTCCTTTGATCAACCCATCCTCTGCTTTCTTGCCTGTTCAGAGTGCTATGCAAACCAAAGATGGTTCTGATGCACCAAAGTACTCACAGAACAGTCCCACAGAGCACAACAGCAATTCCAACAACACCAGCAGTGATACACGTTCCCCACCTTCCAACTCCGTCACGCCGCCAAAGCAAGATGA
The nucleotide sequence above comes from Carassius gibelio isolate Cgi1373 ecotype wild population from Czech Republic chromosome B16, carGib1.2-hapl.c, whole genome shotgun sequence. Encoded proteins:
- the LOC127975175 gene encoding gap junction alpha-9 protein-like, translated to MGDWNFLGGILEEVHIHSTMVGKIWLTILFIFRMLVLGVAAEDVWNDEQADFICNTEQPGCRNVCYDKAFPISLIRYWVLQVIFVSSPSLVYMGHALYRLRALEKERQRKKLALRRELEAVDIEMAEVRRKIERELRQIDQGKLNKAPLRGSLLRTYVAHIVTRSAVEVGFMTGQYVLYGFHLNPLYKCEREPCPNAVDCFVSRPTEKSVFMVFMQCIAAISLFLNILEIMHLGYKKLKKVILNYYPQLRDDLDDSYYPNKLKKDSVVHQTCTGTSTGRKTTIASAPSGYNLLLERPPDGNAYPPLINPSSAFLPVQSAMQTKDGSDAPKYSQNSPTEHNSNSNNTSSDTRSPPSNSVTPPKQDEGEDSIHPPPLFKKGQESKTLDSSSHPREPSHTSSGVGKKPWKVSAPWNCSTVVEGNGSDTDSSEGAKARSPYAAVRARTSSRSDSKVSRPTSPDSIEESSSESRHSPRASPSHRASLASSSSSRRAAPTDLQI